A DNA window from Acetobacter aceti NBRC 14818 contains the following coding sequences:
- the metZ gene encoding O-succinylhomoserine sulfhydrylase, whose protein sequence is MTDTSIKTTSPEVAATWRTATRLIHGEVERTPYGETSEALFLTSGFAYDSAEQAAATFTGEVVHYQYSRFGNPTVDALQRRLADLEGAEACVCTATGMGAVSSALLAQVKAGDRVVASRALFGSCHWIVANLLPQYGVETVFVDGGDLKAWDEAFSKPTAAVLLESPSNPMLDVLDIAAIAERAHKAGAIVIVDNVFASPVYQKPLELGADVVVYSCTKHIDGQGRVLGGAILGRKDWINDTVLPFTRNTGNALSPFNAWVMLKGLETLNLRVDAMTRNAAAVADWLASAPGIVSVRYPGRKDHPQHELAARQMSGFGSLIAFEVAGGQEGAFAFLNALRIVLISNNLGDARSLATHPATTTHMKIGPEERARLGIADGAIRLSVGLEDSADLIDDLARGVAALKSRGFAH, encoded by the coding sequence ATGACTGACACGTCCATCAAAACAACGTCTCCCGAAGTTGCCGCCACATGGCGCACCGCCACCCGTCTGATTCACGGTGAGGTCGAGCGCACCCCTTACGGTGAGACGAGTGAAGCGCTTTTCCTGACCTCGGGCTTTGCCTACGACAGCGCCGAGCAGGCCGCCGCCACCTTCACGGGTGAAGTGGTGCATTATCAGTACAGCCGCTTCGGCAACCCGACAGTCGATGCGCTACAGCGTCGCCTCGCCGATCTGGAAGGCGCGGAAGCCTGCGTCTGCACGGCGACCGGCATGGGCGCTGTCTCATCGGCTCTTCTGGCGCAGGTGAAGGCTGGCGATCGCGTTGTCGCCTCACGCGCCCTGTTCGGCTCCTGCCACTGGATTGTCGCAAATCTGCTGCCGCAATATGGCGTAGAGACCGTCTTTGTTGACGGTGGCGATCTCAAGGCGTGGGATGAAGCTTTCAGCAAGCCGACCGCTGCTGTGCTGCTGGAAAGCCCCTCCAACCCGATGCTGGACGTGCTGGATATCGCCGCCATCGCCGAGCGGGCGCACAAGGCTGGGGCTATTGTTATCGTTGATAACGTGTTCGCCTCGCCTGTCTATCAGAAGCCGCTGGAACTGGGCGCTGATGTGGTGGTGTATTCCTGCACCAAGCATATCGACGGTCAGGGCCGCGTGCTCGGTGGGGCTATTCTGGGCCGCAAGGACTGGATCAACGACACGGTGCTGCCCTTCACGCGCAACACAGGTAACGCCCTTTCTCCGTTCAACGCATGGGTCATGCTGAAAGGTCTTGAGACGCTCAACCTTCGCGTGGACGCGATGACCCGTAATGCCGCCGCTGTGGCCGACTGGCTCGCCAGTGCTCCAGGCATTGTCAGCGTGCGCTATCCGGGCCGCAAGGATCATCCGCAGCACGAACTGGCCGCCCGCCAGATGAGCGGTTTCGGTTCGCTGATCGCCTTTGAGGTTGCCGGTGGTCAGGAAGGCGCGTTCGCATTCCTCAACGCCCTGCGCATCGTTCTGATCTCGAACAATCTTGGTGACGCCCGTTCGCTGGCAACCCACCCGGCGACGACGACCCACATGAAGATCGGTCCCGAGGAGCGTGCGCGCCTCGGCATTGCTGACGGCGCCATCCGCCTCTCGGTTGGTCTGGAAGATTCCGCCGATCTTATCGACGATCTTGCCCGCGGCGTTGCGGCCCTGAAAAGCCGCGGCTTCGCTCACTGA
- the apaG gene encoding Co2+/Mg2+ efflux protein ApaG: MSSRPPMPPKLFEDPEAALNEAIAALPSYEATTDNIRIVVRAFWLDDQSQPDEHSYCWGYRIRIENHGPNTVQLLERSWEIIDANGHIDRVRGEGVVGEQPILEPGGGFEYTSGASLDTPSGIMRGFFHMVEEPGRRLFDVRIPAFSLDSPYQPGIVH; the protein is encoded by the coding sequence ATGTCCTCGAGGCCGCCCATGCCGCCCAAGCTGTTCGAAGACCCTGAAGCGGCCTTGAACGAAGCCATTGCGGCATTGCCGTCCTACGAGGCCACGACGGACAATATCCGGATTGTCGTTCGGGCTTTCTGGCTCGACGACCAGTCCCAGCCGGACGAACATTCCTACTGCTGGGGCTACCGTATCCGCATTGAGAATCATGGGCCGAACACGGTCCAGCTTCTCGAGCGGTCATGGGAAATCATTGACGCCAACGGGCATATCGACCGTGTTCGCGGCGAAGGTGTGGTCGGCGAACAACCCATCCTCGAACCCGGTGGCGGTTTTGAATACACCTCCGGCGCGTCTCTCGACACGCCAAGCGGTATTATGCGCGGCTTCTTTCATATGGTGGAAGAGCCGGGCAGACGCCTTTTCGACGTACGCATTCCGGCGTTCAGCCTCGACAGCCCCTATCAGCCCGGCATTGTCCACTGA
- the folE gene encoding GTP cyclohydrolase I FolE: MTTPPISVRPSREEAEEAVRVMLRWAGEDPAREGLLDTPSRVVRSYEEFFEGYAVNPEELLQRTFSEVDDYDEIVLLRDIRLESHCEHHMVPIIGRAHVAYLPRKRVVGISKLARVVEAYSRRFQIQERLTSQIANTIDSVLEPYGTAVIIEAGHQCMTTRGVHRPGVSMVTSRMLGVFRDNSDTRRELLSMLNRPGMNDFSA, from the coding sequence ATGACGACTCCTCCTATTTCAGTCCGCCCTTCCCGCGAGGAAGCCGAGGAGGCCGTCCGAGTAATGCTGCGCTGGGCCGGTGAAGATCCGGCGCGTGAGGGACTGCTCGATACGCCGTCCCGCGTGGTTCGTTCCTACGAAGAGTTTTTCGAGGGCTATGCGGTCAATCCGGAAGAACTGCTCCAGCGCACCTTCTCGGAAGTCGATGATTATGACGAGATCGTTCTGCTGCGTGATATCCGCCTTGAAAGCCATTGCGAGCACCACATGGTGCCGATCATCGGTCGTGCGCACGTTGCTTACCTTCCCCGCAAGCGGGTTGTCGGTATTTCCAAACTCGCCCGCGTGGTGGAAGCCTATTCCCGGCGTTTCCAGATTCAGGAGCGTCTGACGTCCCAGATCGCCAACACCATCGACAGTGTGCTTGAACCATACGGCACGGCGGTTATCATCGAAGCCGGACACCAGTGCATGACCACGCGCGGCGTGCATCGCCCCGGCGTGTCCATGGTGACCAGCCGCATGCTGGGCGTTTTCCGTGACAACTCGGATACCCGCCGGGAACTGCTGTCCATGCTGAACCGTCCAGGCATGAATGACTTTTCTGCCTGA
- a CDS encoding tetratricopeptide repeat protein, giving the protein MTSSPAPQSNNTAFFSDAGTQLQREGRILEAEAVYRKRICEEPRDALTLSNYGGLLIGICRFEPALEVLSRAVVLAPQLADAWCNLGNALQSLQRYDEAIAAYSKCLSISLEHPLAATNLGVALDSHRGQHEMAQKFHRVAVELTPDSPEAHTNYALSLLAQGNYPEGFAEYEWRWKIRTARHHGFDAPLWRGERFDGKRLLIHTEGGFGDVLQFSRFIPLAAKLGGTVVVRVRPELLGLLARSFPQARFVSEKDPAPAHDLQCPVLSLPLALNMTLDTLPSPEGFLKPASEKVRKWAQRIQKDIPAGHPIRIGLVWAGAPHSEIREAEVADRRRSTTLAALAPLANSAPEAVFFSLQVGEQSSQARTPPTGMKLIDYTDELHDFGDTAALIANLDLVIAVDTSTAHVAAGIGKPVWLLSRYDQCWRWLSNRTDSPWYTSVRIYQQDKPLDWSGPVAQMAKDLRILEQQHQSEKMPERTDA; this is encoded by the coding sequence ATGACCTCCTCGCCCGCTCCCCAATCCAACAATACGGCCTTTTTCTCCGACGCCGGCACGCAGCTACAGCGTGAAGGACGGATTCTGGAAGCAGAAGCCGTCTACCGAAAACGGATCTGCGAAGAACCGAGAGACGCGCTCACCCTGAGTAATTACGGCGGTCTGCTGATCGGCATCTGCCGCTTCGAACCTGCACTCGAGGTTCTGAGTCGCGCCGTTGTTCTGGCTCCGCAGCTTGCCGACGCCTGGTGTAATCTGGGCAACGCCCTGCAATCACTGCAACGCTATGACGAAGCGATTGCCGCTTATTCAAAATGTCTGAGCATCAGTCTGGAACACCCTCTGGCGGCCACTAACCTCGGGGTCGCTCTGGATAGCCACCGGGGCCAGCATGAGATGGCTCAGAAGTTTCACAGGGTTGCCGTGGAACTGACGCCTGACAGCCCCGAAGCCCATACAAACTACGCTCTCTCACTGCTGGCTCAGGGTAATTACCCTGAGGGATTCGCCGAATATGAATGGCGCTGGAAGATCAGGACGGCACGTCACCATGGTTTTGACGCCCCTCTCTGGCGAGGCGAACGGTTCGACGGCAAAAGACTCCTGATTCACACCGAGGGTGGCTTCGGCGACGTCCTGCAGTTTTCCCGTTTCATTCCGCTGGCTGCAAAACTTGGCGGAACGGTCGTCGTACGTGTGCGACCCGAACTGCTGGGTCTGCTGGCCCGCTCTTTTCCGCAGGCCCGCTTTGTCAGCGAAAAAGATCCGGCCCCTGCGCATGACCTCCAGTGCCCGGTTCTCAGTCTGCCGCTCGCACTGAATATGACGCTTGATACGCTGCCTTCACCGGAAGGTTTTCTGAAACCCGCCTCCGAAAAAGTCCGGAAGTGGGCGCAGCGCATCCAGAAGGACATTCCTGCCGGTCATCCTATCAGAATCGGCCTTGTCTGGGCTGGTGCGCCACATAGTGAAATTCGGGAAGCTGAAGTCGCTGACAGACGCCGCTCCACTACACTGGCAGCTCTCGCTCCTTTGGCCAACAGTGCTCCAGAGGCCGTTTTCTTCAGCTTGCAGGTTGGTGAACAGTCATCGCAGGCCCGCACGCCGCCCACAGGCATGAAGCTTATCGACTACACTGACGAACTGCATGATTTCGGGGATACAGCCGCGCTGATAGCCAATCTTGATCTGGTCATCGCAGTCGATACGTCCACCGCCCATGTCGCGGCAGGGATCGGCAAGCCAGTCTGGCTGTTGTCACGTTATGATCAGTGCTGGCGCTGGCTTTCCAACCGCACGGACTCACCGTGGTACACGAGTGTGCGGATCTACCAGCAGGACAAACCACTCGACTGGTCCGGCCCTGTGGCACAGATGGCGAAAGATCTGAGAATATTGGAACAACAGCATCAGTCAGAGAAGATGCCCGAAAGAACCGACGCCTGA
- the parE gene encoding DNA topoisomerase IV subunit B, whose protein sequence is MSDLFSGTGSPSSSQPTPQKTQQTAAASGQNYDASSIEVLEGLEPVRRRPGMYIGGTDEGALHHLAAEILDNSMDEAVAGHATTIDVTLEPGNWLTVRDNGRGIPVDPHPRFPDRSALEVILTTLHAGGKFSGKSYATSGGLHGVGSSVVNALSTRMEVEVARDKTLWRQIYARGIPQTPIEKVGAAPNRRGTQIRFQPDPEIFGTHAFQPARLYKLCRSKAFLFRGVTIRWNCDPSLIKAGDETPAEAVLHFPGGLADSLADELGKNAPLLAPIWSGDAELPETNGVSGGRVEWAIAFLESGTASFASFCNTIPTPLGGTHEAGCRAALVKGFRAWGDQRSNKRASIVTAEDILGCTAIQLSAFVRDPQFQGQTKEKLTSAEASKLVETALRDRFDHWLSGNPTQADSLLAFVVERAEDRLRRREQKDTPRKSATRRLRLPGKLTDCTREKAEETEIFLVEGDSAGGSAKQARNRETQAVLPLRGKILNVASATSEKLRGNQELSDLVEALGCGTGDRFDLMRLRYGRVIIMTDADVDGAHIASLLMTFFYRELPELVRSGHLYLAQPPLYRLTHGAKTVYAMDDADKDRKIRTDFKANAKVEVSRFKGLGEMPPKDLKETTMDPKRRTLLRVVIHSDDRLETRERVESLMGRKPELRFAFIQEHAQSQSVEMLDI, encoded by the coding sequence ATGAGCGATCTTTTCTCAGGCACCGGATCTCCTTCTTCCTCCCAGCCGACGCCGCAAAAAACGCAGCAGACAGCGGCTGCGTCGGGTCAGAACTATGACGCCAGTTCCATCGAGGTGCTGGAAGGACTTGAGCCTGTCCGTCGTCGTCCCGGAATGTATATTGGCGGAACGGATGAAGGCGCGCTGCATCATCTCGCCGCTGAAATTCTCGATAACTCGATGGACGAGGCAGTCGCTGGCCACGCCACGACCATTGATGTCACGCTTGAGCCCGGAAACTGGCTGACGGTGCGGGATAATGGACGCGGCATTCCTGTTGATCCTCATCCCCGATTTCCTGACCGCTCGGCGCTCGAAGTTATTCTCACGACGCTGCACGCGGGCGGTAAATTTTCGGGCAAGTCCTATGCGACATCCGGTGGCCTGCACGGTGTGGGTTCATCCGTGGTCAACGCGCTGTCGACCCGCATGGAAGTGGAAGTCGCCCGCGATAAAACGCTGTGGCGGCAAATCTATGCGCGAGGCATTCCCCAGACACCCATAGAAAAGGTCGGCGCTGCTCCCAACCGACGTGGCACGCAGATACGCTTTCAGCCCGATCCGGAAATTTTTGGAACACACGCATTCCAGCCTGCACGCCTCTACAAGCTGTGCCGCTCGAAAGCCTTCCTGTTCCGTGGAGTAACGATCCGCTGGAATTGTGATCCGTCCCTGATCAAGGCGGGTGATGAAACGCCCGCTGAAGCGGTTCTGCATTTCCCTGGTGGTCTGGCCGACAGTCTGGCTGACGAACTTGGCAAAAACGCGCCTCTGCTGGCTCCGATCTGGTCCGGTGACGCAGAGCTTCCTGAAACCAATGGTGTGTCCGGCGGCAGGGTTGAGTGGGCGATCGCCTTTCTCGAATCCGGCACGGCCAGCTTCGCGTCATTCTGCAACACCATTCCGACGCCCCTCGGCGGTACGCATGAGGCAGGTTGTCGGGCGGCGCTGGTCAAGGGTTTCCGCGCATGGGGCGATCAGCGATCCAACAAGCGTGCGAGCATTGTCACCGCTGAAGATATTCTCGGTTGCACGGCTATCCAGCTTTCCGCTTTTGTCCGTGATCCGCAGTTTCAGGGGCAGACCAAAGAAAAGCTGACCAGCGCCGAAGCGTCGAAACTGGTCGAGACTGCGCTGCGTGATCGGTTCGATCACTGGCTGTCAGGCAATCCGACACAGGCTGACTCGCTGCTGGCGTTTGTCGTTGAGCGTGCGGAAGATCGTCTTCGTCGTCGGGAACAGAAAGATACGCCGCGCAAGAGCGCCACGCGGCGTTTGCGTCTGCCCGGCAAGCTGACGGACTGCACGCGCGAGAAAGCCGAGGAAACCGAGATCTTTCTCGTAGAGGGTGACTCGGCTGGCGGATCGGCCAAGCAGGCGCGTAATCGTGAGACGCAGGCAGTGTTGCCGCTGCGTGGTAAAATCCTCAACGTCGCCAGTGCCACGAGTGAGAAGCTGCGCGGCAATCAGGAACTGAGTGATCTGGTGGAAGCGCTGGGCTGCGGAACCGGGGATCGCTTCGACCTGATGCGGCTGCGCTACGGACGTGTCATCATCATGACGGATGCCGATGTGGACGGTGCACACATCGCCTCGCTGCTCATGACATTTTTCTACCGTGAACTGCCTGAGCTTGTGCGCTCCGGTCATCTGTATCTCGCTCAGCCGCCACTTTACCGCCTGACGCATGGTGCCAAGACGGTTTACGCGATGGATGACGCCGATAAGGATCGGAAGATCAGGACCGATTTCAAGGCGAACGCGAAAGTGGAAGTCTCACGCTTTAAAGGTCTTGGCGAAATGCCACCGAAAGATCTCAAGGAGACGACCATGGATCCAAAACGACGCACCCTGCTGCGCGTGGTGATTCATTCGGACGACAGACTGGAGACGCGGGAACGTGTGGAAAGTCTGATGGGGCGCAAGCCGGAACTGCGTTTCGCGTTCATTCAGGAACACGCCCAGTCCCAATCAGTGGAAATGCTCGATATCTGA
- a CDS encoding RrF2 family transcriptional regulator: MFLRRDRAMTGVMIMLDVAFYAGRTGTVNAADIAQRAGLVRRGIEPLLQMLSRSSLLESVRGPRGGYRLGRPRRDISIAEIVSTVVNTDPEADDGSSGDLYQKVLDPFWREEDEAITARLREVTLDDLVRKAETAGLRRPLTEPITFSI, from the coding sequence ATGTTTTTGCGACGCGACCGTGCAATGACCGGCGTTATGATCATGCTGGATGTTGCATTTTATGCGGGGCGGACCGGTACCGTGAACGCAGCGGACATTGCCCAGAGAGCCGGGCTGGTCCGACGGGGTATTGAACCCCTGCTGCAGATGCTGTCCCGCTCATCGCTGCTGGAAAGCGTCAGGGGACCACGGGGAGGGTATCGGCTGGGGCGTCCGAGAAGGGATATTTCCATCGCGGAAATCGTCTCTACGGTCGTGAACACAGATCCCGAGGCCGATGATGGCTCTTCAGGCGATCTCTACCAGAAGGTTCTTGATCCTTTCTGGCGCGAAGAAGATGAGGCGATTACAGCCAGATTGCGTGAAGTCACGCTGGATGATCTTGTCAGGAAGGCCGAAACGGCCGGTCTGCGTCGGCCGCTGACAGAACCGATCACCTTTTCGATATAA
- the cysK gene encoding cysteine synthase A yields the protein MVSKTPADHIDFKFAPPRGRIFDSIVDVVGGTPLVGLPRMMEEDRLQARILLKLEFFNPLASVKDRIGAAMVLAAEEQGLITPGKSVLVEPTSGNTGISLAFVAASRGYRLIVTMPEGASIERRKMLRLMDAQVELTPSRLGMAGAIARAQEILKTTPDAWMPGQFDNPANPLVHEQTTAEEIWVDTAGAVDVVVAGVGTGGTASGIAHALKKKKPGLEVFGVEPAESAILNGDEPGPHGIQGIGPGFCPRTLDVGALDGVMTVSEREAIAAARRCARLDGIPIGISSGAALHAAVTLAHQPENKGKTIVAIAPSFAERYLSTSLFNGL from the coding sequence ATGGTCTCCAAGACGCCAGCCGACCATATTGATTTCAAGTTTGCCCCTCCTCGTGGACGGATTTTCGATTCCATTGTGGATGTGGTCGGCGGCACTCCTCTGGTTGGCCTGCCTCGCATGATGGAAGAAGACAGGCTTCAGGCCCGTATTCTTCTCAAGCTTGAATTTTTTAACCCTCTCGCGTCAGTGAAGGACCGCATCGGCGCCGCCATGGTGCTGGCGGCAGAAGAACAGGGGCTTATCACGCCCGGAAAGAGCGTTCTGGTTGAACCCACATCCGGCAACACGGGCATCTCTCTTGCGTTTGTCGCTGCTTCGCGTGGATATCGCCTGATTGTGACCATGCCGGAGGGCGCATCCATCGAGCGTCGTAAAATGCTTCGGCTGATGGATGCTCAGGTCGAGCTAACTCCTTCCCGTCTTGGTATGGCGGGCGCCATTGCCCGGGCGCAGGAAATTCTCAAGACCACACCTGACGCCTGGATGCCGGGGCAGTTCGACAATCCGGCTAACCCGCTCGTGCATGAGCAGACAACGGCTGAGGAGATCTGGGTCGATACGGCTGGAGCAGTCGATGTCGTCGTCGCTGGCGTTGGGACGGGCGGCACGGCCTCAGGCATTGCGCACGCCCTGAAAAAGAAAAAACCAGGGCTTGAGGTTTTTGGTGTCGAACCCGCTGAAAGCGCCATTCTCAATGGCGATGAACCGGGGCCACACGGCATTCAGGGTATCGGCCCCGGCTTCTGCCCCCGCACGCTCGATGTTGGCGCGCTTGATGGTGTCATGACAGTCTCGGAACGGGAAGCTATTGCTGCGGCTCGACGCTGCGCCCGTCTGGATGGCATTCCCATTGGCATTTCATCAGGTGCGGCTCTGCATGCTGCGGTCACGCTGGCGCATCAGCCTGAGAACAAGGGCAAGACCATTGTGGCCATCGCCCCTTCTTTTGCTGAACGTTATCTCTCCACGTCCCTTTTCAACGGACTGTGA
- a CDS encoding OmpA family protein: protein MKLRNGFLTGSILSAPLVVLALSAAASAQPVQGLYIAGEGGATFNQDQQVRLTHNMPSGRDTWKTGAVGIGSIGYGLGNGFRVELEGNYRNMDYRRLSSATVSTKGDGRRQTSGLMANALFDLDIGQNWLFPYFGAGVGYGWTHMHTSITGLDRSLTEEVRGTHGGFTYQGIFGLAFPVPWVVGLSATAEYRFWTMLAPQGFHATALGTVGGRNTVKEYGLAENNRSTATDFNHSLMLGLRYEFNPAPPPPPPAEVSPAPMPTAARTYLVFFDWDEAGLSDRARSIVAVAAQASGHTALTRIQVSGYTDTSAAHQGPRGEHYNMELSIKRAETVKAELIRDGVAGSIIDVQGYGQTHLMVPTGLGVREPQNRRVEIVLR from the coding sequence ATGAAGCTGCGTAACGGGTTTCTTACGGGATCAATCCTGTCGGCGCCGCTTGTCGTCCTCGCTTTGTCCGCTGCTGCTAGCGCCCAGCCTGTGCAGGGTCTGTATATTGCGGGTGAGGGTGGTGCGACTTTCAATCAGGACCAGCAGGTTCGTCTGACTCACAACATGCCGAGCGGACGCGACACCTGGAAAACAGGTGCTGTCGGCATAGGCTCGATTGGTTACGGATTGGGTAACGGCTTCAGGGTGGAACTTGAAGGCAATTACCGGAACATGGATTACCGTCGGCTTTCCTCTGCCACCGTCTCCACAAAGGGCGATGGGCGTCGCCAGACGTCAGGCCTGATGGCCAATGCCCTGTTTGACCTGGATATAGGCCAAAACTGGCTGTTCCCGTATTTCGGCGCGGGTGTCGGTTACGGCTGGACCCACATGCATACGAGCATCACAGGCCTTGATCGCTCGCTCACCGAAGAGGTGCGGGGCACACATGGCGGTTTCACCTATCAGGGAATTTTCGGCCTCGCTTTCCCGGTGCCGTGGGTCGTGGGACTTTCCGCAACAGCCGAATATCGTTTCTGGACCATGCTGGCACCGCAGGGTTTCCATGCAACGGCGCTTGGCACGGTTGGTGGTCGCAATACGGTCAAGGAATATGGGCTGGCTGAAAATAACCGCAGCACGGCAACGGACTTCAATCATTCCCTGATGCTGGGCCTGCGTTACGAGTTCAATCCTGCACCGCCGCCTCCGCCGCCAGCGGAAGTCAGTCCCGCACCAATGCCGACAGCGGCCAGAACCTACCTTGTGTTCTTCGACTGGGATGAGGCAGGGCTTAGCGACCGGGCCCGGTCGATTGTCGCTGTGGCCGCTCAGGCATCCGGGCATACGGCTCTGACCCGCATTCAGGTCTCAGGGTACACAGATACGTCCGCGGCCCATCAGGGACCGCGTGGTGAGCATTACAATATGGAACTCTCCATCAAGCGCGCCGAAACGGTCAAAGCGGAGCTGATTCGTGATGGTGTGGCTGGTTCCATCATTGATGTGCAGGGATATGGCCAGACTCACCTGATGGTTCCTACCGGTCTGGGCGTGAGAGAACCTCAGAACCGGCGTGTAGAAATCGTTTTGCGCTGA
- a CDS encoding DUF1491 family protein has translation MSAEPRLRTGLWVSAVLRQANSAGCPAFRRRRGDEDAGGVLAILTSRDRKTVVLAQTRAPDGSPAWIRGSGADPVDEATAEAYVERQVGRDPDLWVLEFETEDLAPPFEAVLL, from the coding sequence ATGAGCGCAGAACCCCGTCTCAGGACCGGTTTATGGGTCAGCGCCGTGTTGCGGCAGGCCAATTCCGCGGGATGCCCGGCATTTCGTCGTCGTCGTGGAGACGAGGATGCGGGAGGCGTTCTCGCCATCCTCACCTCGCGTGACAGAAAAACTGTCGTGCTTGCACAGACTCGTGCGCCGGATGGTTCTCCGGCATGGATAAGGGGAAGCGGCGCCGATCCTGTCGATGAGGCGACTGCGGAGGCCTATGTGGAAAGACAGGTCGGGCGTGATCCGGACCTGTGGGTCCTTGAATTTGAAACCGAGGATCTGGCGCCTCCCTTCGAGGCCGTCTTGCTTTAA
- a CDS encoding S41 family peptidase encodes MLSSDHRGFLKLRPVILPLAVAVWLLTSAVCAYAAATPEEEKDGAHAPAVPVVGPKDAGRETTVPTNEIAVGEQAAEQKDAPLRLNTSLMRAVIQTALEFLQPRTLHPYDVRQLCLWGLGGISALDPALRVVEVPDGIQLMQGQSVVLKRPAPVANSSRDWAALTTDFLLSATEHSSVLQNVQGDGLTQSFFDELFNHLDPYSRYVSPTPADTDRTVRSGGNAGIGITIDEQTVPPSGRNRTASRHLIVSAVNTNGPAWPAGVDVGERIVAVDGHSVVGQSVEQVNALVSGAPGSSVSVRFYSPTLKRTRTLQLRRERIPPETVFAFSAGPLVIIRITSFSSETAEEMSQYLDQATQDRHLRGILIDLRGNRGGVLQQAVTAAALLLDNGVAVVTKGRDPQANHVWAVQGGDMTNHLPVVVLVDGRTASAAEILAAALADHHRAVVVGSSTMGKGLVQTVAQLPDRGELFVTWSRVIAPLGWPLQGLGVMPQVCTSRGAADTEKQMAALRAGHTPDGASVGQSRSVRYPVPVSRILEIRKTCPAALGGDLDLDVGRDLLETPAAYRAALFMIPDEADTAGMEAE; translated from the coding sequence ATGCTTTCTTCAGACCATCGGGGTTTCCTTAAACTTCGGCCGGTAATATTGCCGCTGGCTGTCGCGGTGTGGCTGCTGACCTCAGCCGTCTGCGCCTACGCGGCAGCAACGCCGGAAGAAGAAAAGGACGGGGCTCATGCGCCCGCTGTTCCCGTGGTTGGTCCGAAGGATGCGGGCAGGGAGACAACCGTACCAACGAATGAGATCGCTGTCGGAGAACAGGCGGCAGAGCAGAAGGACGCTCCACTGCGACTGAACACCAGTCTCATGCGAGCGGTCATCCAGACAGCGCTGGAGTTTTTACAGCCCCGGACTCTCCATCCGTATGATGTACGTCAGTTGTGTCTCTGGGGACTTGGAGGCATCAGCGCGCTGGATCCGGCCCTGCGCGTTGTCGAAGTTCCGGATGGCATTCAGCTCATGCAGGGGCAGTCAGTTGTTCTGAAGCGTCCTGCTCCTGTCGCGAACAGTTCGCGGGACTGGGCCGCGCTCACGACCGATTTCCTCCTGTCCGCCACCGAGCATTCATCGGTTCTGCAGAACGTGCAGGGAGACGGGCTGACCCAGAGTTTCTTTGACGAGCTTTTCAATCATCTCGACCCGTATTCCCGCTATGTCAGCCCGACACCCGCTGACACTGATCGGACCGTGCGGAGTGGCGGCAATGCAGGAATCGGCATTACGATTGATGAACAGACCGTTCCTCCTTCAGGCCGGAACAGAACAGCATCACGTCACCTGATTGTAAGTGCTGTCAACACCAATGGCCCCGCATGGCCAGCCGGTGTCGATGTTGGCGAAAGGATAGTTGCCGTTGACGGGCACAGCGTGGTGGGCCAGTCGGTCGAGCAGGTCAATGCTCTTGTTTCTGGGGCTCCCGGAAGCAGTGTGTCGGTGCGGTTTTATTCTCCGACGCTGAAACGGACGCGCACACTGCAATTGCGACGGGAAAGAATTCCGCCCGAGACGGTCTTCGCTTTCAGCGCCGGGCCGTTGGTGATCATTCGCATCACATCCTTTTCTTCCGAGACTGCGGAGGAAATGAGTCAGTATCTCGATCAGGCGACACAGGACCGTCATCTGCGCGGAATCCTCATCGACCTGCGGGGCAACAGGGGCGGGGTGCTGCAACAGGCTGTCACCGCTGCGGCCCTCCTGCTGGACAATGGCGTGGCGGTTGTCACCAAGGGACGTGATCCGCAGGCGAATCATGTCTGGGCCGTGCAGGGCGGAGACATGACCAATCATCTCCCTGTTGTCGTGCTGGTGGACGGTCGTACGGCGAGCGCTGCTGAAATTCTCGCGGCGGCCCTGGCCGATCATCACCGCGCCGTGGTGGTGGGAAGTTCGACAATGGGGAAGGGACTGGTGCAGACCGTTGCCCAGTTGCCCGATCGTGGTGAACTGTTCGTGACATGGAGCCGCGTGATCGCGCCATTGGGCTGGCCACTTCAGGGACTGGGCGTCATGCCACAGGTCTGCACGAGCCGGGGAGCTGCGGACACGGAGAAGCAGATGGCTGCTCTGCGGGCTGGCCATACGCCGGACGGCGCATCCGTGGGGCAGTCACGCAGTGTTCGTTACCCGGTGCCTGTCTCCCGGATCCTTGAAATCAGGAAAACCTGTCCGGCGGCGCTTGGAGGCGACCTTGATCTGGATGTGGGACGTGATCTTCTTGAAACACCGGCTGCCTACAGGGCAGCTCTTTTCATGATTCCTGATGAGGCGGATACGGCCGGAATGGAAGCTGAATGA